One Caenibius sp. WL genomic window, TGTTCGCGGCGCCCGAAGATGAGCGTTGGCACCGCGCCCCCTTCCATCATGACCTGCGAATTGGACTGGGCTTTCATATCCTCATCCATCGCGACCTGGATCAGCATGTCGGCGACATAGTCATCCCGCTGGCGTTCTTCCTCGGTCGGCGTGTGGCCCCAGCCATAAACGCGGAAGATGTAATCGCATTCGCCGGGCTCATTGCCCGGATCGCTGCGCTGGAAGAAACCGATCATTTCGCCCACACCGACCACGGTGTTGGGGAAAATCGCGTTGGTGGTCGAGAAATTGCAATATTCCGGCCACTGGTCTTCCGGCAGGTCCTTCAATTCCTTGATCGAAGGCTGAGTGGTGATCAGCGTGTGATGCAGCCCGCAATCGAGATGGAGAAATTGCGGCAGCGTCATCGGGCCGACCGTGTTGGGATGGAGGAACGGCACGTGATAGCCTTCCACACCGCCATCGACCGCGTGCTTCCAGTTGATCCGCGCCTTGGTGCGGAATTCCTTGATGAACCGCAGGTTCTCATAATGATAACCGGCGATCACATCCTTCATCGGACCCATGAATTCGTCGAAATCGAGTTCGCCATCGGGCTGCGGATGGATGAGGATCAGCCCCACTTCCTCATGCACCGGCAGAGCGATCAGGCCGCGATCTTCCAGCAATCCGTCGAAAGCGTCACGGCTCGGCACCCCGATCAGATCGCCATGTGAATTGAACGTCCAGGCATGATAGGGGCACGTGAAGGTATGGCCATGGCCGCAACCTTCGGCCAGTTGCACCCCGCGATGGCGGCAGGCATTGAGGAACGCGCGCGCCTTGCCATCCTTGCCGCGAGTCAGCAGGATCGGCTTGCCCGCCAGTTCGGTGGCGTAATAGTCACCGTTCTTGGGAATGTCCGCGGTGTAGGCGATCACTTGCGGGCGGTTGTGGAAGAACTCTTCCTTTTCCTTCAGGAAACGTTCCTTGTCGGTGAAGCGACCGATATCCGCTTCCCAAGCCGGCTCGTCCCCGTATTCGGTTTCGTTCCGGTCGATCATTTCCAGCAATTGCTTCGCGATCGCGATGCGCTGCGCACGTTCCATGGCATCCTCTCCTCAGGGCGGCACGATTCTTATGGCGCCTGCCTCTGCGTGCCATCTATCTCGCCATCCCGCGGCGCGGTCAATAGTTTAGGCCCTAAATAAATTCGAAAAGCGCAAAAATCCGGGCCTTTCAGCGGGATCGACAAACAGCGAGGAGGACCCTTTCCCGGGTGCTGGCAAGGCAGAACCGCGATACAGGCACATATTTAGGCACGAATCAGGCTACAGGGTCGTGCGGCGGGAGCCCGGCTAGTCGACAATGGCGCACTTGCCATAAAGGTGCTTCCGCATGCCATAACCCAAAGTCCAGCGAATCTCTCCGATGCCCGGAATATTGCGGACTTTCTCATGAATGAAACGGGCCAGATCGCCGGAATCGCCCGCAAGCGTGATGGCCAGCACATCCGCCCGCCCCAGCATGGTCGAAACGAACGTGATTTCCGGTATCGCCTTCAAAGCGGCAACCACGTCCTGCGTCGCCTCCCGCGAGGCGAGATCGATCCACAGAAACGCGGGGAAGCGATCGTGCAGCGCCGCATTGGTGATCACCGCCATGCGCACCGCACCCGCATCGTGCAAGCGTTTGACCCGCGTCCGCACCGCGCCTTCCGAAACATCCAGTTCGCGCGCAATCTGCCGCATGCTGGTGCGCGCATCCTCGCCCAGGCGGGCGATGATCCGGCGATCGAGATCGTCAAGGTGGATCGGCTTCATGTGAACGGCACCCACTGGTATTCGTGCTTGGAAATGCGGGTGGCAATGCCGGGGGCCATCGCCATGATCCCCTCGATCCGCCCGATCCTGTCCTCCAGCACGGCGGTCAGTTCGCCAAGGCTGCGCGCCAGAACCTGGATTTCGAGATCGTATTCACCCGCGACGAGGATCACGATCTGCACCTCCTCGATCAGCGCGATATCGTCAGCCACATCTTCGGGCGGGCGGCCTTTGACCTTGATCCCGACGGCCGCGAGGAAATCGTACCCGTCCGCCGCGAGATCAAGCATGAGCACGACCTTGGCGAGCTTTTCCTCATCCAGCCGCCGCAGATGGCGCGCGACGCTACGTTCCGAAACGCCAATCCGGCGCGCCAGTTCGAGATTCGACATCAGGCCATCAGCGCGCAAAAGCGCGATAATCTGTTCATCGATTGGCGTGAGTTTCGCCTCGCTCATCGCATGCTCTCTCCCTTCGTGCCATCCGTCATGCGCATAGATGCGGGAAAAGCGGATGGGGAGTCATGATTCATCATCTCACTCCGCGCCGTTCTACGCAATCCGGACAAGCGAATGCTTACCGGTGGCCCATCCAACAGATACGCGCCACCTACCACGCTTTAAAATGCGCATTACAGACAGGAATGCACGATATTTGTCCGTATAGCGCATTTCTACTTGCCATATATCGCACGATACAGCATTTTCCCCCGCAGCGAGTCGGGCATAAGGCCCGCGGAATGGAGAGGATGCCAAGGTAACCGGGCAAGCGGCCAATCAGCGCCGGTTCCCCGCAGGCCTTGCATCCATGGTGATAGCGGCGCGCAACTGCCGCGCGGAAGGGATAGCACACGATGACTGCACCCGTTGAAAGCCTGCGCTCAAATCTTGCCGGCAGCGGCCCGCCGCTGTTCTTTCCCGATCCGGAAGTGCCCGCGGTCTTCAATTTCGATCAGGGCCTCGCCGCCCCCGAAACTTTCCCCCGCGAAGATCTCACCCGCCTCGCCAAGCTGGTGCTGCAACGCGACGGGGCCGAGGTGCTGGACTATTTCGATCCTGACACCGGCTATGAAGAACTCGTCTTCGGCTACAAGGGCCTGCGCGAACAGATCGCCCGGCGGATCGCGGAAAAGCAAGGCGTCGATCTCGGCCCGCGCGGCGTCATCCTGACATCGGGCTCGGTCCAGGGCATTTCGCTCGCCGTTGCCGGATACATCAACAAGGGCGATGTGGTGGTCGTCGAAGCCGCGTCCTTCCCTTATGCGCTGCGCTTCATGGAAATGGCGGGGGCGGATATCCGCACCGTGCCGGTGGACGACAACGGTATGGATGTCGATGCGCTGGCCGAAATCCTGCGAGCGGAAGGCGGGCGAGTGAAGATGGTCTATACCATCCCCACATTCCAGACGCCGACCGCCACCGAAATGTCGCTCCCCCGGCGCAAGCAGTTGCTGGCGCTGGCGAAGGAGCACAGCTTCCTCATCATGGAAGACAACGTCTATGGCGACCTGCGCTTTGCCGGTGAAGATCTGCCGACTTTGCTGAGTCTGGACGATACCGGGCTGGTGATCCAGTGCGGCAGCTTCTCGAAAATCGTCGCCCCGGCGCTCCGGCTCGGCTGGATCGCCGGGCAGCCCAAGGCGATAGAGGCCCTGGCCGCGGTCCGGCAGGATCTCGGTGTCGGGCAATGGCTGGCGCGGGTGATGGCGGAATATCTCGCCGAAGGGCTGCTCGATCCGCATATCGCCAAAGCCAATCTGGTCTATAAGTCGAAGGCCGAAACCGCTTCGCGCACGCTGCGGGAACGGTGCGGCGATTTCGTCCGCTTCACCGATCCGCAAGGCTCGTTCTACCTCTGGGTGGAGATCGACGAGCGGATCGACTGGGACAAGGCCGCCAAGCTGGCGGAGCGGGAAGGGATTTTCTTCCGGCCAGGCGAACGGTTCATGAATGACACCGGCGGGCGCCAGTTCCTCCGTCTCGCCTACAGCCATGTGAGCGAGGACGTGATCGCACGCGGGCTGGAAACGCTGGGCGACATCCTGCGCCAATGCGCGCGGGTCCCGGCATGAGCGCACCACGCACGCTGGCAAGCGGGTTCGCCTTTCCCGAAGGGCCGCGCTGGCATCAGGGGCAATTGTGGTTTTCGGACCAGCACGATGGCGCGGTGATCGTGCTCGATCCCGATGGCACGGTGGTGGAACGCATCGCCGTGCCCGGCGGCCCATCGGGCATGGGCTGGATGCCGGACGGGACGCTGCTCGTCACTTCGATGCACGAGCGGCGCCTCTATCGCCGCGATGCGGAAGGCCAGCTGGCGGTGCAGGCCGACCTTTCTCCGTTTCACCCCGGCCACAGCAACGACATGGTGGTGGACGCCGCAGGCCGCGCCTATGCGGGCAATATCGGTTATGACTTCAACGGCGGCGAGGAACCACGCCCGACCTGTATCGCCGCCATCGCACCGGACGGCACGGCGACGATTGCGGCCGACGCGCTCGATTGCCCCAACGGCACCGTCATCACGCCCGATGGCAAGACGCTGATCGTCGCGGAATCGATGGGCAACCGTCTAACCGCGTTCGACATCGCCGGCGACGGCACCCTGTCCAACCGGCGCGTCTTCGCCCAGCTTGGCGATCATATCCCCGATGGCATCTGCCTCGATGCCGAAGGGGCGATCTGGGCCGCATCCCCTTATGCCGGGCAGGTGATCCGCGTGCGCGAAGGCGGGGCGATCGTGGACAGCGTGACAATCGCCGGGGCCAAGCCTTATGCCTGCATGCTGGGCGGCGCGGACGGCTGCGATCTCTACATCTGCTGCGCCAGCGATCACAATCCGCAGGTGACAGTGAAAGACCGCACCGGCCGCATCGACGTGGCCCGCGTGGCCGTGCCGGGGGCAGGCAGGCCATGAGCAGCCAACCCATACCCCTTGCGGCCGACACGATCCCTTCGCCCGCGGAACTCGTCGCCCGCGCGCGCGCGCTGATCCCCATGCTGGCCGAACGGGGCGAACGGCAGGATGCGGCCTGCCGCATCCTCGACGAAACGATGGCGGACCTGCACGATGCCGGCCTGTTCCGCATTCTCCAGCCGCGCCAATGGGGCGGCTACGAACTGGGGCCGGAAACCTTCTACGCGGTGCAGATGGCGCTGGCCGAAGGGGATGTCTCGACCGCATGGGTCTATGGCATCCTCTCGGTCCACAGCTTCCATCTCGCGCTGTTCGATCCACGCGCGGCGGCAGACGTGTGGGGCGCAAACGAGCGGGCGCTGGTCGCCTCGCCTTATGCCCCCGGGTCTGCGGTGCCCGATGGCGATGGCTACCGCCTGACCGGGCATTGGCGCTTCTCCAGCGGGTGCGAACACAGCGACTGGATCTTCCTTGGCGGGGTGATCGACCGGGGCGCGCCGATCACCAATTTCCACGAAGCGGATTACCGCACCTTCCTGCTGCCGCGCGGCGATTTCGAAATCGTCCGCACCTGGCGCACCACCGGGCTGAAAGGCACGGGAAGCCACGATATCGTGGTCGATGGCGCATTCGTGCCCGAATATCGCACGCACCGCATGTCCGATGCGGCGGCGGGCACCAATCCGGGGCTGGGGCCGGACAATCCGCTCTACCGCTATCCTTATTGGCAGGTGTTCCTACGCTCCGTCTCCACCTCTGCCATCGGCGGGTTGCAGGGTATGGTCGACGCCTTCATCCGCTACGGCTCCGCCCGCACGGGCAGCTCCGGCGTGCCCACCGCCGCCGATCCCGATGCCGCGCTGGCACTGGCCGAAGCGGTGGCCGCGATTGCCGAGATGAAAGGCACGCTGGAACGCAATTTTGCGCGCATGGCCGAGGGGGTGGCAGGCGGCGAACCACTTTCGGAGCATGAGCGGCGGTTGTTCAAGTTCCAGGCCGCCATGGTGCCGCAACGCTGCCTCGATCTCGCATCGCGGCTGTTCACGGCGAGCGGGGGGACTGGCGTGTTCGCCAGTCAGCCGTTCGGCCGGTTTTACAACGATTTGATGGTGATGGGGAACCACTTCGCCAACCAGTATCGCCCTGTCGGGCGCAAATGGGGCGAAGCGATGATGGGCCTGCCCAATCACGATCCGGTACTGTGATGCGGGCTGTGCCTTGGGCCTGCCCCACCCCTGCAAGCCCGGTGCAACGATAGAACGAGGGAACTGAGACATGGAAAAGGCGGTCTATGCCCTGTGGCATGATGGCGCACAGAGCCGCGAAGCGTTCAACGCCGTGCTGCGCGGCCCGGTGGCGGAGCGGCTTGTGGCCGAAGGCGTGCGCGGGCTGCGGCTCAACCTGATCGACGATCATGTGGCCCCCGCCGCCGGGCTGGTGCAGGCTCGGACCAGGCCGCAGATGCAGGCGGTGGTGCAGGTCTGGCTCGACTGCGCGCATGACGAATTCCGGGCCGGTATCGATGCCGTTCTCGAAAGCGCCTCGGCCCGCATGGCGGCGTGGCTGGTCACCGAATCCCAGCCCATCGTCAACACTCTGCACCCGCCGCAACAGGGCCAGCGGACGGAGGGGTTTTCTGAACTCGTCTTCCTTACCCGCCCGGCGCATCTGACGTATGAAGGCTGGCGAAAAATCTGGCATGAAAGCCATACCCGCGTCGCCATCGATACGCAGAGCACGTTCGAATACATCCAGAATACCATCGTGCGCCCGCTGACCTACGCCGCCGCACCCTATGATGCGATGATCGAGGAATGTTTCCCCGCCGCCGCGATGGACCAGCCGGAAGCGTTTTACGATGCGGTGGGCGATGCCGCGCGGCACAAGCGCCATCACGATGCGATGATGGAAAGCTGCCATCGCTTCATCGATTACCGGCGGATCGATGTGATACCCACCAGCCAGTACGATATCAAACCCCTGTTCTGACCGGCACAGACCCAGCGGCACAGGCCCAGGCGGAGAAAAGCACCATGGCACAGACAGCAGATTACAGCCTCGGCCCGCATACGTTCCCGCGCGGCTGGTTCATGATCGCCCGCGCGGACGAACTGGCGGCCAAACCGTTGCCGTTGCGCTATTTCGCGCGCGATTTCGTGCTCTATCGCGGGGAAAGCGGGCGCCCCTATCTGGTCGATGCCTATTGCCCCCACGCAGGTGCGCATCTGGCGAAGAACAGCACGTCCTATATCGTGCGCGACGGGGAACAGGTGGAAGGCGAAGCGATCCGTTGCCCGTTCCACGGCTGGCGCTTCGGCCCCGATGGTCAGTGCGACGATATCCCCTATGGCCCCTGCGTGATTCCGAAGGCCGCGCGGATCAAGACCTGGCCGGTGGAAGAGTGTGGCGGGATTATCTGGATGTGGTTCGACGAGGAAGGGGGCGAACCCGATATGGCCCTGCCCCCCTTTGCCGAATGGGATATGGGCGATCAGGGCTGGGTCCGCTGGCAGCTCGACGATTTCGGGCAACTGGCCACGCATCCCACGGAAATCGTCGATAACATGGCCGATATCGGCCACATGTCCCCGATTCACGGCAGCCGCAACCTGATCTATTTCGACAACGAATTCGCCGGAACCAAAGTCAGCCAAAGCTTCTGGGCCGGGCACCGCACGCTGGTGGACAACGATCCCGACGCCGTGCTCAGCAGCGAGGCGTTCTATACCGGCCCGGCCATCCTGCAGGCGCGGCTGGGCGGGCAGCATCCCTCTGTCATGGTGATTGCGCATACCCCGGTGGAAGACGGGGTGATCCGCATGCACCACGGGCTGATGGTGAAAATCTCGGACAAACAGCCCACCGCCGAAGAACTGGCCATGGCCCGCGCCTATCAGGAGGCAAGCCGCGATGCGCTGGCGCAGGATGTCGAAATCTGGATGAACAAGCGCCCGGCGATCAGCATCATGCAGGTGTCATGCGATGGCCCGTTCGGCAAAGTGCGGGTGTGGTATCAGCAGTTCTACAATCCGCGCGCCAAGGCCGGGGTCTATCAGGCCCGTGTCGATGGGCGCGAAATCCGTATCGGCGAATCCCGGCCCGCAGGCGCGCTGGAGATCGCCGAAATGGTGTGAAGCGGGGTAGGAACCTCTACCCCTCCTCCCCCTCCGGCACCTGCCGCAGCATGAAGTGGCCATAGGCCGACGCGATCGGCTTGGTCGGATCGTCCTGCCATGCGCGCGCCTCGAATGCCACGATCCGCCGCCCCTGGCGGACGATGGAAACGCTGGCGTAGGTATCGACCGGGCGGCCGGAACGCAGGTAGTTGATCGTCAAGCCGATCGG contains:
- a CDS encoding PLP-dependent aminotransferase family protein, whose protein sequence is MTAPVESLRSNLAGSGPPLFFPDPEVPAVFNFDQGLAAPETFPREDLTRLAKLVLQRDGAEVLDYFDPDTGYEELVFGYKGLREQIARRIAEKQGVDLGPRGVILTSGSVQGISLAVAGYINKGDVVVVEAASFPYALRFMEMAGADIRTVPVDDNGMDVDALAEILRAEGGRVKMVYTIPTFQTPTATEMSLPRRKQLLALAKEHSFLIMEDNVYGDLRFAGEDLPTLLSLDDTGLVIQCGSFSKIVAPALRLGWIAGQPKAIEALAAVRQDLGVGQWLARVMAEYLAEGLLDPHIAKANLVYKSKAETASRTLRERCGDFVRFTDPQGSFYLWVEIDERIDWDKAAKLAEREGIFFRPGERFMNDTGGRQFLRLAYSHVSEDVIARGLETLGDILRQCARVPA
- a CDS encoding Rieske 2Fe-2S domain-containing protein, whose translation is MAQTADYSLGPHTFPRGWFMIARADELAAKPLPLRYFARDFVLYRGESGRPYLVDAYCPHAGAHLAKNSTSYIVRDGEQVEGEAIRCPFHGWRFGPDGQCDDIPYGPCVIPKAARIKTWPVEECGGIIWMWFDEEGGEPDMALPPFAEWDMGDQGWVRWQLDDFGQLATHPTEIVDNMADIGHMSPIHGSRNLIYFDNEFAGTKVSQSFWAGHRTLVDNDPDAVLSSEAFYTGPAILQARLGGQHPSVMVIAHTPVEDGVIRMHHGLMVKISDKQPTAEELAMARAYQEASRDALAQDVEIWMNKRPAISIMQVSCDGPFGKVRVWYQQFYNPRAKAGVYQARVDGREIRIGESRPAGALEIAEMV
- a CDS encoding Lrp/AsnC family transcriptional regulator, encoding MKPIHLDDLDRRIIARLGEDARTSMRQIARELDVSEGAVRTRVKRLHDAGAVRMAVITNAALHDRFPAFLWIDLASREATQDVVAALKAIPEITFVSTMLGRADVLAITLAGDSGDLARFIHEKVRNIPGIGEIRWTLGYGMRKHLYGKCAIVD
- a CDS encoding SMP-30/gluconolactonase/LRE family protein, producing the protein MSAPRTLASGFAFPEGPRWHQGQLWFSDQHDGAVIVLDPDGTVVERIAVPGGPSGMGWMPDGTLLVTSMHERRLYRRDAEGQLAVQADLSPFHPGHSNDMVVDAAGRAYAGNIGYDFNGGEEPRPTCIAAIAPDGTATIAADALDCPNGTVITPDGKTLIVAESMGNRLTAFDIAGDGTLSNRRVFAQLGDHIPDGICLDAEGAIWAASPYAGQVIRVREGGAIVDSVTIAGAKPYACMLGGADGCDLYICCASDHNPQVTVKDRTGRIDVARVAVPGAGRP
- a CDS encoding EthD domain-containing protein, producing the protein MEKAVYALWHDGAQSREAFNAVLRGPVAERLVAEGVRGLRLNLIDDHVAPAAGLVQARTRPQMQAVVQVWLDCAHDEFRAGIDAVLESASARMAAWLVTESQPIVNTLHPPQQGQRTEGFSELVFLTRPAHLTYEGWRKIWHESHTRVAIDTQSTFEYIQNTIVRPLTYAAAPYDAMIEECFPAAAMDQPEAFYDAVGDAARHKRHHDAMMESCHRFIDYRRIDVIPTSQYDIKPLF
- a CDS encoding aromatic ring-hydroxylating dioxygenase subunit alpha, whose translation is MERAQRIAIAKQLLEMIDRNETEYGDEPAWEADIGRFTDKERFLKEKEEFFHNRPQVIAYTADIPKNGDYYATELAGKPILLTRGKDGKARAFLNACRHRGVQLAEGCGHGHTFTCPYHAWTFNSHGDLIGVPSRDAFDGLLEDRGLIALPVHEEVGLILIHPQPDGELDFDEFMGPMKDVIAGYHYENLRFIKEFRTKARINWKHAVDGGVEGYHVPFLHPNTVGPMTLPQFLHLDCGLHHTLITTQPSIKELKDLPEDQWPEYCNFSTTNAIFPNTVVGVGEMIGFFQRSDPGNEPGECDYIFRVYGWGHTPTEEERQRDDYVADMLIQVAMDEDMKAQSNSQVMMEGGAVPTLIFGRREQNVSRMHRNYDRLIGHDVEAALAAERGKKLRQAAE
- a CDS encoding Lrp/AsnC family transcriptional regulator yields the protein MSEAKLTPIDEQIIALLRADGLMSNLELARRIGVSERSVARHLRRLDEEKLAKVVLMLDLAADGYDFLAAVGIKVKGRPPEDVADDIALIEEVQIVILVAGEYDLEIQVLARSLGELTAVLEDRIGRIEGIMAMAPGIATRISKHEYQWVPFT